From the Quercus lobata isolate SW786 chromosome 6, ValleyOak3.0 Primary Assembly, whole genome shotgun sequence genome, one window contains:
- the LOC115994794 gene encoding uncharacterized protein LOC115994794 isoform X1, with protein MSCQSKQNHEHPFSQQMDSVQVIDRGDCIEDAFDEQSLSPESSVAYDVFGEPQEFPRMGDEYQVEIPLLISGSEYLWLTKNPAERPHDFLVGLAVPMMWISDEVEYIKNESKEAFGGSTEVFNKDESRGTECIRETHIFLEGDKLEPKAEPTNSTVDNGINLIESTNVAKQHEMKIEFHDMGRGKDYRPVPGSLGDLWSDTEEASFILGLYIFGKNLALVKRFIGSKKMGDILSFYYGKFYRSDRYHRWAECRKLRSRRCIYGQRIFTGLRLQEFLSRLLSRVSEECQNTLMEVSKAFGEGRMLLEEYVFTLKASVGLNALVEAVGIGKGKQDLTGNMEPLKSTQVFPVHPEIPIGKACSTLTTLEIANFLTGGFRLSKTRSNDLFWEAVWPRLLARGWHSEQPNSNGCATSSKHSLVFLIPGIKKFSRRKLVKGNDYFDSVSDVLSKVALDPGLLELEIGVDNDYRSKEENGRTDETKLDKEDFPDQQRHCYLKPRTPNRSTDAMTFTVVDTSLANGKATKVRELRSLPSGVMNTLASGSDSEEDDEDDSEEPTDKSDSADTLYSDRDKPRAMNKNFDPGTSFNGTGLENNASNEVFQVNGHDHTNLPANISCDQKTIMCSDTQPRKGKKCQLSQGMGPDKKDHLPPIAKRHRKLNAFGRSETNLSKLNNLGGDPLNPEKASGFAKNPDFSEKVVSKMDMSQEKKLSASLSKGSISISSEGILGGTCFAAEDHHEGPQPRTLIDLNLPIPPDVEADEPFMTETKERKHDQMSNEPDNPNEVKPSEYVANSEQQPNINNRRQSTRSRPLTTKALEALAFGYLDPKQKRKSRDASSRETSMLRPSRRARGKVRATENFGNSMVDFKVEEMANGMCQNNSDMLTKLQV; from the exons atgaGTTGCCAATCGAAGCAAAACCATGAACACCCATTTTCTCAG caGATGGATTCAGTTCAAGTCATTGACCGTGGGGATTGCATTGAGGATGCATTTGATGAGCAATCGCTTTCTCCAGAAAGCTCTGTTGCATACGATGTCTTTGGAGAACCCCAGGAATTTCCTCGAATGGGTGATGAATATCAGGTTGAAATTCCACTACTGATTTCAGGATCTGAGTATCTCTGGCTTACAAAGAACCCAGCTGAAAGACCCCATGATTTTCTAGTGGGATTGGCTGTACCTATGATGTGGATCAGTGATGAAGTTGagtatattaaaaatgaatcaAAGGAAGCATTTGGTGGTTCAACTGAAGTATTCAACAAAGACGAGTCTCGAGGAACTGAATGCATCAGAGAGACCCACATTTTTTTGGAAGGTGACAAGTTAGAACCTAAAGCTGAGCCTACAAACAGTACAGTAGACAATGGGATTAACTTGATAGAATCAACGAATGTGGCTAAGCAACATGAAATGAAGATAGAATTTCATGATATGGGTAGAGGCAAAGACTACCGTCCAGTTCCTGGATCCTTGGGTGACTTGTGGAGTGATACAGAAGAGGCCAGTTTCATCCttggtttatatatttttgggaaGAACCTTGCTCTGGTGAAGAGATTTATTGGAAGTAAAAAGATGGGAGATATACTGTCATTCTATTATGGGAAATTTTATAGGTCTGATAGATACCATAGATGGGCAGAATGCCGGAAACTAAGAAGCAGAAGATGTATATATGGACAACGAATTTTTACAGGATTAAGGCTACAGGAATTTTTATCTCGGTTGCTTTCCCGTGTGTCAGAGGAATGCCAAAATACTTTAATGGAG GTTTCAAAGGCATTTGGAGAGGGAAGGATGTTACTAGAAGAATATGTATTCACTTTAAAGGCTTCAGTTGGGTTGAATGCTCTTGTCGAAGCAGTTGGAATTGGTAAAGGGAAGCAGGATCTCACAGGCAATATGGAGCCTTTGAAGTCCACTCAAGTTTTTCCTGTCCACCCAGAAATACCAATTGGCAAGGCTTGCTCCACACTTACAACCTTGGAAATTGCCAACTTTCTTACAGGAGGCTTCCGGCTAAGCAAAACTCGATCAAATGATCTCTTCTGGGAAGCAGTTTGGCCCCGTTTGCTTGCAAGAGGATGGCACTCTGAGCAGCCCAATAGTAATGGTTGTGCCACTAGTTCCAAGCATTCTTTGGTCTTTCTTATCCCTGGTATTAAGAAGTTTTCAAGAAGGAAACTAGTGAAGGGTAACGACTACTTTGATTCTGTTAGTGATGTCCTGAGTAAAGTTGCTTTGGACCCAGGGCTTCTTGAGCTTGAAATTGGAGTAGATAATGACTATAGAAGCAAAGAAGAAAATGGCCGGACTGATGAAACAAAACTGGACAAAGAAGATTTCCCTGATCAGCAGCGCCACTGTTATCTCAAGCCACGAACTCCTAATCGCAGCACAGATGCCATGACGTTTACTGTTGTGGATACAAGTTTGGCTAATGGAAAAGCAACCAAGGTGAGAGAACTGAGAAGCTTGCCATCTGGAGTTATGAACACTCTGGCCTCTGGAAGTGATTctgaagaagatgatgaggatgattCAGAGGAGCCAACAGATAAATCTGACTCTGCTGACACCTTGTACTCTGATAGAGATAAGCCCAGAGCcatgaataaaaattttgacCCAGGAACCTCTTTTAACGGGACAGGTTTAGAAAATAATGCTTCCAATGAGGTGTTTCAGGTCAATGGCCATGATCATACTAATTTACCTGCTAATATCTCCTGTGACCAGAAGACCATTATGTGCAGTGACACACAGCCAAGGAAAGGTAAAAAGTGCCAATTGAGCCAGGGAATGGGACCAGACAAAAAAGATCATTTACCTCCTATTGCAAAACGACACCGGAAATTAAATGCTTTTGGTCGCTCAGAGACAAACCTCAGCAAACTCAACAACTTGGGAGGTGATCCATTAAACCCAGAGAAGGCCAGTGGTTTTGCAAAAAATCCTGATTTTAGTGAGAAAGTTGTTTCTAAAATGGATATGTCTCAGGAGAAGAAATTATCAGCCAGCTTGTCTAAAGGCAGCATAAGCATCAGTAGCGAAGGCATCCTAGGTGGTACCTGTTTTGCTGCTGAAGATCATCATGAAGGACCTCAACCCAGGACGTTGATTGACTTGAACTTACCTATTCCTCCAGATGTTGAGGCTGATGAGCCTTTCATGACagaaacaaaagagagaaaacatgaTCAAATGAGCAATGAGCCAGATAATCCCAATGAGGTGAAACCCTCAGAATATGTGGCCAATTCTGAGCAGCAGCCTAACATAAATAACCGGAGACAGAGCACTAGGAGCCGACCACTGACCACTAAAGCACTGGAAGCTCTTGCTTTTGGATATCTAGACCCAAAGCAGAAGCGAAAAAGCAGAGATGCCTCATCACGAGAAACTTCAATGTTAAGACCTTCTCGACGTGCTCGTGGTAAAGTGAGAGCTACCGAGAATTTTGGTAATAGTATGGTGGATTTCAAAGTTGAGGAAATGGCAAATGGGATGTGTCAAAATAATAGTGACATGTTGACCAAGCTTCAAGTTTGA
- the LOC115994794 gene encoding uncharacterized protein LOC115994794 isoform X2, giving the protein MSCQSKQNHEHPFSQMDSVQVIDRGDCIEDAFDEQSLSPESSVAYDVFGEPQEFPRMGDEYQVEIPLLISGSEYLWLTKNPAERPHDFLVGLAVPMMWISDEVEYIKNESKEAFGGSTEVFNKDESRGTECIRETHIFLEGDKLEPKAEPTNSTVDNGINLIESTNVAKQHEMKIEFHDMGRGKDYRPVPGSLGDLWSDTEEASFILGLYIFGKNLALVKRFIGSKKMGDILSFYYGKFYRSDRYHRWAECRKLRSRRCIYGQRIFTGLRLQEFLSRLLSRVSEECQNTLMEVSKAFGEGRMLLEEYVFTLKASVGLNALVEAVGIGKGKQDLTGNMEPLKSTQVFPVHPEIPIGKACSTLTTLEIANFLTGGFRLSKTRSNDLFWEAVWPRLLARGWHSEQPNSNGCATSSKHSLVFLIPGIKKFSRRKLVKGNDYFDSVSDVLSKVALDPGLLELEIGVDNDYRSKEENGRTDETKLDKEDFPDQQRHCYLKPRTPNRSTDAMTFTVVDTSLANGKATKVRELRSLPSGVMNTLASGSDSEEDDEDDSEEPTDKSDSADTLYSDRDKPRAMNKNFDPGTSFNGTGLENNASNEVFQVNGHDHTNLPANISCDQKTIMCSDTQPRKGKKCQLSQGMGPDKKDHLPPIAKRHRKLNAFGRSETNLSKLNNLGGDPLNPEKASGFAKNPDFSEKVVSKMDMSQEKKLSASLSKGSISISSEGILGGTCFAAEDHHEGPQPRTLIDLNLPIPPDVEADEPFMTETKERKHDQMSNEPDNPNEVKPSEYVANSEQQPNINNRRQSTRSRPLTTKALEALAFGYLDPKQKRKSRDASSRETSMLRPSRRARGKVRATENFGNSMVDFKVEEMANGMCQNNSDMLTKLQV; this is encoded by the exons atgaGTTGCCAATCGAAGCAAAACCATGAACACCCATTTTCTCAG ATGGATTCAGTTCAAGTCATTGACCGTGGGGATTGCATTGAGGATGCATTTGATGAGCAATCGCTTTCTCCAGAAAGCTCTGTTGCATACGATGTCTTTGGAGAACCCCAGGAATTTCCTCGAATGGGTGATGAATATCAGGTTGAAATTCCACTACTGATTTCAGGATCTGAGTATCTCTGGCTTACAAAGAACCCAGCTGAAAGACCCCATGATTTTCTAGTGGGATTGGCTGTACCTATGATGTGGATCAGTGATGAAGTTGagtatattaaaaatgaatcaAAGGAAGCATTTGGTGGTTCAACTGAAGTATTCAACAAAGACGAGTCTCGAGGAACTGAATGCATCAGAGAGACCCACATTTTTTTGGAAGGTGACAAGTTAGAACCTAAAGCTGAGCCTACAAACAGTACAGTAGACAATGGGATTAACTTGATAGAATCAACGAATGTGGCTAAGCAACATGAAATGAAGATAGAATTTCATGATATGGGTAGAGGCAAAGACTACCGTCCAGTTCCTGGATCCTTGGGTGACTTGTGGAGTGATACAGAAGAGGCCAGTTTCATCCttggtttatatatttttgggaaGAACCTTGCTCTGGTGAAGAGATTTATTGGAAGTAAAAAGATGGGAGATATACTGTCATTCTATTATGGGAAATTTTATAGGTCTGATAGATACCATAGATGGGCAGAATGCCGGAAACTAAGAAGCAGAAGATGTATATATGGACAACGAATTTTTACAGGATTAAGGCTACAGGAATTTTTATCTCGGTTGCTTTCCCGTGTGTCAGAGGAATGCCAAAATACTTTAATGGAG GTTTCAAAGGCATTTGGAGAGGGAAGGATGTTACTAGAAGAATATGTATTCACTTTAAAGGCTTCAGTTGGGTTGAATGCTCTTGTCGAAGCAGTTGGAATTGGTAAAGGGAAGCAGGATCTCACAGGCAATATGGAGCCTTTGAAGTCCACTCAAGTTTTTCCTGTCCACCCAGAAATACCAATTGGCAAGGCTTGCTCCACACTTACAACCTTGGAAATTGCCAACTTTCTTACAGGAGGCTTCCGGCTAAGCAAAACTCGATCAAATGATCTCTTCTGGGAAGCAGTTTGGCCCCGTTTGCTTGCAAGAGGATGGCACTCTGAGCAGCCCAATAGTAATGGTTGTGCCACTAGTTCCAAGCATTCTTTGGTCTTTCTTATCCCTGGTATTAAGAAGTTTTCAAGAAGGAAACTAGTGAAGGGTAACGACTACTTTGATTCTGTTAGTGATGTCCTGAGTAAAGTTGCTTTGGACCCAGGGCTTCTTGAGCTTGAAATTGGAGTAGATAATGACTATAGAAGCAAAGAAGAAAATGGCCGGACTGATGAAACAAAACTGGACAAAGAAGATTTCCCTGATCAGCAGCGCCACTGTTATCTCAAGCCACGAACTCCTAATCGCAGCACAGATGCCATGACGTTTACTGTTGTGGATACAAGTTTGGCTAATGGAAAAGCAACCAAGGTGAGAGAACTGAGAAGCTTGCCATCTGGAGTTATGAACACTCTGGCCTCTGGAAGTGATTctgaagaagatgatgaggatgattCAGAGGAGCCAACAGATAAATCTGACTCTGCTGACACCTTGTACTCTGATAGAGATAAGCCCAGAGCcatgaataaaaattttgacCCAGGAACCTCTTTTAACGGGACAGGTTTAGAAAATAATGCTTCCAATGAGGTGTTTCAGGTCAATGGCCATGATCATACTAATTTACCTGCTAATATCTCCTGTGACCAGAAGACCATTATGTGCAGTGACACACAGCCAAGGAAAGGTAAAAAGTGCCAATTGAGCCAGGGAATGGGACCAGACAAAAAAGATCATTTACCTCCTATTGCAAAACGACACCGGAAATTAAATGCTTTTGGTCGCTCAGAGACAAACCTCAGCAAACTCAACAACTTGGGAGGTGATCCATTAAACCCAGAGAAGGCCAGTGGTTTTGCAAAAAATCCTGATTTTAGTGAGAAAGTTGTTTCTAAAATGGATATGTCTCAGGAGAAGAAATTATCAGCCAGCTTGTCTAAAGGCAGCATAAGCATCAGTAGCGAAGGCATCCTAGGTGGTACCTGTTTTGCTGCTGAAGATCATCATGAAGGACCTCAACCCAGGACGTTGATTGACTTGAACTTACCTATTCCTCCAGATGTTGAGGCTGATGAGCCTTTCATGACagaaacaaaagagagaaaacatgaTCAAATGAGCAATGAGCCAGATAATCCCAATGAGGTGAAACCCTCAGAATATGTGGCCAATTCTGAGCAGCAGCCTAACATAAATAACCGGAGACAGAGCACTAGGAGCCGACCACTGACCACTAAAGCACTGGAAGCTCTTGCTTTTGGATATCTAGACCCAAAGCAGAAGCGAAAAAGCAGAGATGCCTCATCACGAGAAACTTCAATGTTAAGACCTTCTCGACGTGCTCGTGGTAAAGTGAGAGCTACCGAGAATTTTGGTAATAGTATGGTGGATTTCAAAGTTGAGGAAATGGCAAATGGGATGTGTCAAAATAATAGTGACATGTTGACCAAGCTTCAAGTTTGA
- the LOC115994794 gene encoding uncharacterized protein LOC115994794 isoform X3: MDSVQVIDRGDCIEDAFDEQSLSPESSVAYDVFGEPQEFPRMGDEYQVEIPLLISGSEYLWLTKNPAERPHDFLVGLAVPMMWISDEVEYIKNESKEAFGGSTEVFNKDESRGTECIRETHIFLEGDKLEPKAEPTNSTVDNGINLIESTNVAKQHEMKIEFHDMGRGKDYRPVPGSLGDLWSDTEEASFILGLYIFGKNLALVKRFIGSKKMGDILSFYYGKFYRSDRYHRWAECRKLRSRRCIYGQRIFTGLRLQEFLSRLLSRVSEECQNTLMEVSKAFGEGRMLLEEYVFTLKASVGLNALVEAVGIGKGKQDLTGNMEPLKSTQVFPVHPEIPIGKACSTLTTLEIANFLTGGFRLSKTRSNDLFWEAVWPRLLARGWHSEQPNSNGCATSSKHSLVFLIPGIKKFSRRKLVKGNDYFDSVSDVLSKVALDPGLLELEIGVDNDYRSKEENGRTDETKLDKEDFPDQQRHCYLKPRTPNRSTDAMTFTVVDTSLANGKATKVRELRSLPSGVMNTLASGSDSEEDDEDDSEEPTDKSDSADTLYSDRDKPRAMNKNFDPGTSFNGTGLENNASNEVFQVNGHDHTNLPANISCDQKTIMCSDTQPRKGKKCQLSQGMGPDKKDHLPPIAKRHRKLNAFGRSETNLSKLNNLGGDPLNPEKASGFAKNPDFSEKVVSKMDMSQEKKLSASLSKGSISISSEGILGGTCFAAEDHHEGPQPRTLIDLNLPIPPDVEADEPFMTETKERKHDQMSNEPDNPNEVKPSEYVANSEQQPNINNRRQSTRSRPLTTKALEALAFGYLDPKQKRKSRDASSRETSMLRPSRRARGKVRATENFGNSMVDFKVEEMANGMCQNNSDMLTKLQV, translated from the exons ATGGATTCAGTTCAAGTCATTGACCGTGGGGATTGCATTGAGGATGCATTTGATGAGCAATCGCTTTCTCCAGAAAGCTCTGTTGCATACGATGTCTTTGGAGAACCCCAGGAATTTCCTCGAATGGGTGATGAATATCAGGTTGAAATTCCACTACTGATTTCAGGATCTGAGTATCTCTGGCTTACAAAGAACCCAGCTGAAAGACCCCATGATTTTCTAGTGGGATTGGCTGTACCTATGATGTGGATCAGTGATGAAGTTGagtatattaaaaatgaatcaAAGGAAGCATTTGGTGGTTCAACTGAAGTATTCAACAAAGACGAGTCTCGAGGAACTGAATGCATCAGAGAGACCCACATTTTTTTGGAAGGTGACAAGTTAGAACCTAAAGCTGAGCCTACAAACAGTACAGTAGACAATGGGATTAACTTGATAGAATCAACGAATGTGGCTAAGCAACATGAAATGAAGATAGAATTTCATGATATGGGTAGAGGCAAAGACTACCGTCCAGTTCCTGGATCCTTGGGTGACTTGTGGAGTGATACAGAAGAGGCCAGTTTCATCCttggtttatatatttttgggaaGAACCTTGCTCTGGTGAAGAGATTTATTGGAAGTAAAAAGATGGGAGATATACTGTCATTCTATTATGGGAAATTTTATAGGTCTGATAGATACCATAGATGGGCAGAATGCCGGAAACTAAGAAGCAGAAGATGTATATATGGACAACGAATTTTTACAGGATTAAGGCTACAGGAATTTTTATCTCGGTTGCTTTCCCGTGTGTCAGAGGAATGCCAAAATACTTTAATGGAG GTTTCAAAGGCATTTGGAGAGGGAAGGATGTTACTAGAAGAATATGTATTCACTTTAAAGGCTTCAGTTGGGTTGAATGCTCTTGTCGAAGCAGTTGGAATTGGTAAAGGGAAGCAGGATCTCACAGGCAATATGGAGCCTTTGAAGTCCACTCAAGTTTTTCCTGTCCACCCAGAAATACCAATTGGCAAGGCTTGCTCCACACTTACAACCTTGGAAATTGCCAACTTTCTTACAGGAGGCTTCCGGCTAAGCAAAACTCGATCAAATGATCTCTTCTGGGAAGCAGTTTGGCCCCGTTTGCTTGCAAGAGGATGGCACTCTGAGCAGCCCAATAGTAATGGTTGTGCCACTAGTTCCAAGCATTCTTTGGTCTTTCTTATCCCTGGTATTAAGAAGTTTTCAAGAAGGAAACTAGTGAAGGGTAACGACTACTTTGATTCTGTTAGTGATGTCCTGAGTAAAGTTGCTTTGGACCCAGGGCTTCTTGAGCTTGAAATTGGAGTAGATAATGACTATAGAAGCAAAGAAGAAAATGGCCGGACTGATGAAACAAAACTGGACAAAGAAGATTTCCCTGATCAGCAGCGCCACTGTTATCTCAAGCCACGAACTCCTAATCGCAGCACAGATGCCATGACGTTTACTGTTGTGGATACAAGTTTGGCTAATGGAAAAGCAACCAAGGTGAGAGAACTGAGAAGCTTGCCATCTGGAGTTATGAACACTCTGGCCTCTGGAAGTGATTctgaagaagatgatgaggatgattCAGAGGAGCCAACAGATAAATCTGACTCTGCTGACACCTTGTACTCTGATAGAGATAAGCCCAGAGCcatgaataaaaattttgacCCAGGAACCTCTTTTAACGGGACAGGTTTAGAAAATAATGCTTCCAATGAGGTGTTTCAGGTCAATGGCCATGATCATACTAATTTACCTGCTAATATCTCCTGTGACCAGAAGACCATTATGTGCAGTGACACACAGCCAAGGAAAGGTAAAAAGTGCCAATTGAGCCAGGGAATGGGACCAGACAAAAAAGATCATTTACCTCCTATTGCAAAACGACACCGGAAATTAAATGCTTTTGGTCGCTCAGAGACAAACCTCAGCAAACTCAACAACTTGGGAGGTGATCCATTAAACCCAGAGAAGGCCAGTGGTTTTGCAAAAAATCCTGATTTTAGTGAGAAAGTTGTTTCTAAAATGGATATGTCTCAGGAGAAGAAATTATCAGCCAGCTTGTCTAAAGGCAGCATAAGCATCAGTAGCGAAGGCATCCTAGGTGGTACCTGTTTTGCTGCTGAAGATCATCATGAAGGACCTCAACCCAGGACGTTGATTGACTTGAACTTACCTATTCCTCCAGATGTTGAGGCTGATGAGCCTTTCATGACagaaacaaaagagagaaaacatgaTCAAATGAGCAATGAGCCAGATAATCCCAATGAGGTGAAACCCTCAGAATATGTGGCCAATTCTGAGCAGCAGCCTAACATAAATAACCGGAGACAGAGCACTAGGAGCCGACCACTGACCACTAAAGCACTGGAAGCTCTTGCTTTTGGATATCTAGACCCAAAGCAGAAGCGAAAAAGCAGAGATGCCTCATCACGAGAAACTTCAATGTTAAGACCTTCTCGACGTGCTCGTGGTAAAGTGAGAGCTACCGAGAATTTTGGTAATAGTATGGTGGATTTCAAAGTTGAGGAAATGGCAAATGGGATGTGTCAAAATAATAGTGACATGTTGACCAAGCTTCAAGTTTGA
- the LOC115993650 gene encoding uncharacterized protein LOC115993650, whose translation MGQAFRRASGRIKASSPNIEPMASSKPKTVVDRQPPVVGPTNVSKISRAVDIDADGNPKINPDNVLEVRDPKYDAMLSQMTGRIRSKPGGKLEMGEAAVGERYDRPMPKLRNTKPDSGYEETPAPPGTLNVAQLRQIILLHQGKAADHEGPMDIQQIAEKFRVDVVQVQRIVQFLSMPPEDSSKSENSV comes from the exons atgggtCAGGCATTTCGTCGAGCATCTGGCAGAATTAAAGCATCTTCCCCGAATATCGAGCCAATGGCGTCGTCAAAGCCGAAAACCGTCGTCGATCGCCAGCCACCGGTAGTGGGTCCCACTAACGTGTCGAAGATCTCGAGGGCCGTCGATATTGATGCTG ATGGTAACCCAAAAATCAATCCTGACAATGTCCTTGAAGTACGAGATCCAAAATATGATGCCATGCTTAGTCAAATGACTGGTAGAATTAGATCAAAGCCTGGAGGGAAACTTGAGATGGGTGAG GCAGCTGTGGGAGAAAGGTATGATAGGCCCATGCCGAAACTGCGAAATACAAAACCTGATTCTGGCTATGAGGAAACGCCTGCCCCTCCAGGAACTCTGAATGTAGCACAACTTCGCCAAATTATCCTCCTGCACCAAGGCAAGGCTGCTGACCATGAGGGACCTATGGATATCCAACAGATTGCTGAAAAATTCCGAGTTGATGTTGTGCAGGTTCAAAGGATTGTGCAGTTCCTATCCATGCCTCCAGAGGACAGCAGTAAATCAGAAAACAGTGTATGA